From the Daucus carota subsp. sativus chromosome 8, DH1 v3.0, whole genome shotgun sequence genome, one window contains:
- the LOC108198002 gene encoding LOW QUALITY PROTEIN: cytochrome P450 76A2 (The sequence of the model RefSeq protein was modified relative to this genomic sequence to represent the inferred CDS: inserted 1 base in 1 codon; deleted 1 base in 1 codon) translates to MQWNWNYYLTWPLVLICLPLVWHLWRKISHKTSKLPPGPRGWPLFGNLFDLGSLPHRTSRALKAEYGPVVWLNLGSFKTLVLLSAAPVEELFKNHDLSFKNRMTTDAVTSHDYYKSSIAFGLDGTYWRTLRRICTSELFSNKRIKETIMVRQKSVDELILWIEKEAQKGSTGIVVRQFVYPALLNMIGNLTLSRNLMDPQSKISSEFCSAVDGFNQCLGSPNISDFLPWLKRFDLQGIRRKMDQDLGKALEIISVFVKERQEKREQQAVSSEQQDFXDVLLDYRGSGNDEAAKLSDSQVTICLLEMFIGGTDTTSSTTEWALSELLQNDEQMKRVKAELARVLGTKKNLEDSDIYNLPYLKAIVEETLRLHPPAPILLPRKADRDTDFMGYRIPKDTQVFINNWAIATDEDDWEDALSFKPERFLDSNFNYKGQNYEFLPFGAGRRICPGLPLAHRVVPLVLGSMLQQFEWELCDGLKTVDMEETLGPVSKKLQPLRAIAKPNKT, encoded by the exons ATGCAGTGGAACTGGAACTACTATCTCACTTGGCCTTTAGTACTGATATGTTTGCCTCTTGTTTGGCACTTATGGAGGAAGATTAGCCACAAAACCTCAAAGCTCCCTCCTGGTCCTCGCGGCTGGCCGCTGTTTGGCAATCTTTTCGATCTCGGAAGCTTGCCTCACAGGACTTCAAGAGCACTTAAAGCCGAATACGGTCCTGTTGTGTGGCTAAATCTCGGCAGTTTCAAGACCCTGGTGCTTCTTTCTGCTGCGCCTGTGGAAGAGCTGTTTAAGAACCATGATCTCTCCTTCAAAAACCGGATGACAACGGATGCAGTGACCTCACACGACTACTACAAGAGCTCTATAGCCTTCGGTCTAGATGGCACCTACTGGCGCACCTTGAGGCGAATATGTACCTCAGAGCTCTTTTCTAACAAGAGGATCAAAGAAACCATAATGGTCAGGCAAAAAAGTGTCGATGAACTAATCTTGTGGATCGAAAAGGAAGCACAAAAGGGATCTACTGGAATTGTGGTTAGACAATTTGTGTACCCAGCATTGTTGAACATGATAGGGAATCTCACCCTTTCGCGGAACCTCATGGATCCACAGTCCAAAATTTCCTCTGAGTTTTGCTCTGCTGTGGATGGTTTCAATCAGTGCCTGGGCAGTCCCAATATATCCGACTTCTTGCCCTGGCTAAAGAGATTTGACCTGCAAGGAATAAGGAGGAAAATGGATCAGGATTTGGGGAAAGCCCTGGAGATTATTTCAGTATTTGTGAAGGAACGCCAGGAGAAGAGGGAACAACAAGCAGTATCATCAGAGCAGCAGGACT TGGATGTGTTGTTGGATTACAGGGGCAGTGGAAATGATGAAGCGGCTAAGTTATCAGATTCCCAAGTCACAATATGCCTTCTG GAAATGTTTATTGGCGGAACAGACACAACAAGCAGCACAACTGAGTGGGCCTTGAGCGAGCTCTTACAAAACGATGAGCAAATGAAGAGGGTTAAAGCTGAGCTCGCCAGAGTTCTtggaacaaaaaaaaatctggaAGACAGTGACATTTATAATCTTCCTTACTTGAAAGCCATTGTGGAAGAAACTCTGCGACTCCATCCTCCAGCACCAATCTTACTTCCCAGAAAGGCCGATCGAGACACCGATTTCATGGGCTACAGAATCCCCAAAGACACACAGGTTTTCATCAATAACTGGGCAATAGCAACAGATGAAGATGATTGGGAGGATGCTTTGTCATTTAAGCCCGAGAGGTTCTTGGACTCCAATTTTAATTACAAGGGTCAGAATTATGAGTTCTTGCCGTTTGGGGCGGGGAGGAGAATT TGCCCAGGTCTTCCGTTGGCTCATCGTGTGGTGCCCTTGGTTCTGGGCTCCATGCTTCAGCAGTTTGAGTGGGAGCTTTGTGATGGTCTGAAGACAGTAGACATGGAAGAGACTCTAGGGCCGGTGTCAAAAAAACTGCAACCCTTGCGAGCAATCGCAAAACCAAATAAGACTTGA